One part of the Hydra vulgaris chromosome 01, alternate assembly HydraT2T_AEP genome encodes these proteins:
- the LOC136074273 gene encoding homeobox-like protein HDP1 has protein sequence MASSVLPETALPSLKVKTNGMLRTALIDSGCSIAVVHAKKNRPARMLACATAKCGASYIRSKENEINEKNEINEKNEINEKNEINEKNEINEKNEINEKNEINEKNEINEKNEIIEKNKINEENEENETNEENETNEENETNEENETNKNNEINVDNEINEEKEIRKNNEIKHQDFMELE, from the coding sequence ATGGCATCCAGTGTTCTCCCTGAAACGGCGTTGCcatcattaaaagttaaaacaaacgGAATGCTCCGAACAGCATTAATTGATTCTGGATGCTCAATTGCAGTGGTTCATGCTAAAAAAAACCGTCCTGCCAGAATGTTAGCATGTGCCACGGCAAAATGTGGTGCAAGTTATATAAGAAGTAAAGAAAACGAAATAAACGAAAAGAACGAAATAAACGAAAAGAACGAAATAAACGAAAAGAACGAAATAAACGAAAAGAACGAAATAAACGAAAAGAACGAAATAAACGAAAAGAACGAAATAAACGAAAAGAACGAAATAAACGAAAAGAACGAAATAAttgaaaagaacaaaataaacGAAGAGAACGAAGAGAACGAAACAAACGAAGAGAACGAAACTAACGAAGAGAACGAAACAAACGAAGAGAacgaaacaaacaaaaataacgAAATTAACGTAGATAACGAAATAAAcgaagaaaaagaaataagaaaaaataacgAAATAAAACATCAGGATTTTATGGAACTGGAATAA
- the LOC136074272 gene encoding zinc finger MYM-type protein 1-like: MDEHLRKIKDNETHVCYLGKDIQNKLIHLLSNAIKQKILTSARDVKYFSIIIDCTPDADHVGQMTMIIRFLVVISNPENDIAATASIKEHFLDFVPLREKNGAVTVKTIIKQLGKMSLSTENLHSQRYDNGRNIRGKNKATAFFDLVQRVFFSASTRRLEVLTRHVSSLTVKPLSETRWESRIDALKPLRYQLGDIYDALAEIANDTNLTGASGNSTRVDARFIANAISSFKFVVSLDVWYDELFEINMTSKQYKLNLKKIKKFLLNRRNEMEFKKILVDTVEIAVSLEIPTLFEPELTRIRKKYKQFTYEGDDEPTQDPKEKFKINFHFAFLGTAIQSVEERFTLIQSIRSLFGFLYDVHSLQSVTSKEVKEHCLNLEKALQHKHSEDIDAVDLCSELKSISRQFSRCTLPLDLLNFILKNNLTDCVPNTVIALKILLTLPVSVASGERSFSKLKLMKIFLRTFMQQARFTGLAYLPSEHDIARNINLTEVLFFAFQHDNLKENIETSKRGSDCVPHIVLQNVIDDEASQTYGVKNDEAIIQLSTIEVTTSIYNEESD; encoded by the exons ATGGATGAGCATCTTCGAAAGATTAAAGACAATGAAACACATGTATGTTACCTAGGCAAagacatacaaaataaattgattCATCTTTTATCCAAtgcaatcaaacaaaaaatcctAACATCTGCTCGTGATGTTAAgtacttttcaataattatagATTGCACACCTGATGCGGATCATGTTGGACAAATGACTATGATCATTCGCTTTTTGGTTGTGATTTCAAATCCAGAAAATGACATTGCAGCAACAGCATCTATAAAGGAACATTTCTTAGATTTTGTGCCTCTAAGGGAGAAAAATGGTGCTGTTACGGTTAAAACTATCATTAAGCAGTTAGGCAAGATGTCTTTATCTACTGAAAACTTACACAGTCAAAGATATGACAATGGCAGAAATATAAGGGGGAAAAATAAGG CAACAGCCTTCTTTGATCTGGTGCAACGTGTATTCTTTTCTGCATCAACTCGTCGCCTGGAAGTTTTAACGCGACATGTTTCTAGTCTCACTGTTAAACCACTGAGTGAAACAAGGTGGGAAAGCCGAATTGATGCTTTAAAACCTCTCCGTTATCAACTTGGTGATATCTACGATGCTCTGGCAGAGATTGCGAACGACACAAATTTAACAGGAGCATCTGGTAATTCAACACGGGTAGATGCACGATTTATTGCAAACGCTATTTCTAGTTTTAAGTTTGTTGTTTCTCTGGATGTGTGGTACGACGAGCTGTTTGAGATCAATATGACAAGTAAGCAATATaaacttaatcttaaaaaaataaagaagtttctTCTAAATCGCAGAAATGAAATGGAGTTTAAGAAAATACTAGTAGATACAGTTGAAATTGCAGTCAGTTTAGAGATACCTACACTTTTTGAACCCGAATTAACCCGCatcagaaaaaagtataaacaatttACGTATGAAGGAGATGACGAACCTACTCAAGAtccaaaagaaaaattcaaaataaactttcactttGCTTTTCTTGGCACAGCAATACAATCGGTTGAAGAAAGATTTACTCTTATACAATCAATACGTTCGTTGTTTGGTTTTCTCTATGATGTTCACAGTTTACAGAGTGTAACTAGCAAAGAAGTTAAGGAACATTGCTTGAATCTTGAGAAAGCTTTGCAACATAAACACTCTGAAGATATCGATGCAGTTGATCTATGTAGTGAACTGAAATCAATTTCAAGACAATTTTCAAGGTGTACATTGCCACTagatttacttaattttatattaaaaaataatctaacaGATTGTGTCCCTAACACTGTTATAGCTTTAAAAATCCTCTTGACACTTCCAGTTTCCGTGGCTAGCGGTGAGCGAAGCTTCTCAAAACTCAAactgatgaaaatatttttgagaacgTTTATGCAGCAAGCAAGATTTACTGGATTAGCTTATCTGCCAAGTGAACATGATATTGCTAGAAACATTAACCTGACGGAAGTC ttattttttgccTTTCAACATGATAATTTGAAAGAAAACATTGAGACAAGCAAACGGGGATCAGATTGTGTTCCACATATAGTTTTGCAAAATGTTATAG ATGATGAAGCCTCTCAGACTTATGGTGTGAAAAACGATGAGGCAATCATACAGCTGAGTACAATTGAGGTAACAACTTCAATATATAATGAAGAGAGCGATTGA